One genomic segment of uncultured Desulfobacter sp. includes these proteins:
- a CDS encoding HD domain-containing phosphohydrolase — MLENVIQKIFKTTSRRIAVPALLTIVLYVIAMFIIFLPHVEQSFISRKKEMVRELTETVWSLLESYHERELSGELSLPEAQLRATLRIGKLRYGPEKKDYFWISDITSRMIMHPYRPDIVNKDIKDIRDSSLKSLYLRWNEVVAKEGAGYVDYQWQWKDNPSKMSPKLSYIKGFKPWGWIVGTGMYLDDIYAELNAIRNNFMAISTAILGIVLMLSLYSIRQTMKADKELIRTAIERKKLNESLKESKERFRSLLENTSDWIWESDEKGRYTYSSPRVEDLLGFSSDETMHKTIMDFVPIDLKNQYQETFKNLLIGQESFKGFETTCERKNGRHVVVENNAVPVFSKNGGLLGYRGVTRDITERKMAMEALRKSRDVLHANLEETVKALALAEEKRDPYTAGHQTRVDRLACAIARELGLPDHQIEGLHFAALLHDIGKIALPSEFLSKPTLLSHQEHEIIKCHAKVGYDILKNIQFPWPVAEIVYQHHEYLDGSGYPRNLTDKEILLEAKILTVADVVEAISSHRPYRPSLGMEAALEEIQNGRGIRYHAPSVDACLKLIKEEKMDFSVTPSSSETDSTIHHRSNL, encoded by the coding sequence ATGCTGGAAAATGTAATACAGAAGATCTTCAAGACCACCTCCCGGCGAATTGCAGTGCCGGCACTTTTGACAATCGTGCTTTATGTCATCGCCATGTTTATTATTTTTCTTCCTCATGTTGAACAAAGCTTTATCAGCAGGAAGAAGGAAATGGTCCGCGAGTTGACCGAAACGGTTTGGAGCCTGCTTGAAAGTTACCACGAACGGGAGTTGTCCGGCGAATTGAGCCTGCCCGAAGCGCAGCTTCGGGCAACCCTCCGGATCGGTAAACTCCGGTACGGTCCTGAAAAAAAAGATTATTTCTGGATTAGCGACATAACGTCACGGATGATAATGCATCCGTATCGCCCGGATATTGTGAACAAGGACATCAAGGATATTCGGGATTCATCTCTCAAAAGTCTTTATTTAAGGTGGAACGAGGTGGTTGCGAAGGAAGGCGCCGGGTATGTTGATTATCAGTGGCAATGGAAAGACAACCCCAGCAAAATGTCTCCTAAACTGTCCTATATCAAAGGTTTTAAACCATGGGGCTGGATTGTAGGTACCGGGATGTATCTCGATGACATTTATGCGGAACTTAACGCCATACGCAATAATTTTATGGCCATTTCCACCGCTATCTTGGGCATTGTCCTGATGCTGTCCCTGTATTCCATTCGCCAGACCATGAAGGCCGACAAAGAACTGATTCGAACCGCCATTGAACGCAAGAAACTGAACGAATCACTCAAAGAAAGCAAAGAGCGTTTTCGGAGCCTTCTTGAAAATACCAGTGACTGGATATGGGAAAGCGATGAAAAGGGGCGGTATACCTATTCAAGCCCCAGGGTGGAGGATTTGCTGGGTTTTTCATCGGATGAAACAATGCACAAAACCATCATGGATTTCGTGCCCATCGATTTAAAAAATCAGTATCAGGAAACCTTCAAAAATTTGCTTATCGGCCAAGAGTCATTTAAAGGGTTTGAAACTACATGTGAGAGAAAAAACGGCCGGCATGTGGTTGTCGAAAACAATGCGGTGCCGGTTTTTTCAAAAAACGGCGGCCTTTTGGGATACAGAGGGGTGACGCGGGACATCACGGAACGGAAAATGGCCATGGAAGCGCTTAGAAAGAGTCGAGACGTCTTGCATGCAAACCTTGAGGAGACCGTGAAGGCGTTGGCCCTTGCCGAGGAAAAGCGTGATCCCTACACTGCCGGCCATCAGACACGGGTTGACCGATTGGCCTGTGCCATTGCACGAGAACTCGGACTTCCAGATCATCAGATTGAAGGGCTGCACTTTGCCGCCCTTCTGCATGATATCGGCAAAATTGCCCTGCCGTCCGAATTTTTGTCTAAACCGACCCTCTTGTCCCACCAGGAGCATGAAATTATTAAATGCCATGCCAAGGTCGGGTACGATATCTTGAAAAACATTCAATTCCCATGGCCGGTTGCGGAAATCGTATACCAGCACCACGAATATCTTGACGGTTCGGGTTATCCCAGGAATCTGACCGATAAGGAAATTCTTCTTGAAGCGAAAATACTGACGGTTGCGGATGTGGTAGAGGCCATATCCTCCCACCGGCCTTACAGGCCGTCTCTCGGCATGGAAGCCGCACTCGAAGAGATACAGAACGGCCGGGGGATTCGATATCATGCCCCTAGTGTGGACGCCTGCCTGAAGCTCATCAAAGAGGAAAAGATGGATTTTTCAGTTACGCCTTCATCATCAGAAACAGACAGCACAATACATCATCGGTCCAATTTGTAA
- a CDS encoding YheU family protein: protein MKAVKISYEQLSPEALHGVIEEFVTRNGTDYGEVEVSLGTKIAQVLAQLKSGKAVIVFDQETESCTVLKSDDPLVKALG, encoded by the coding sequence TTGAAAGCTGTTAAAATTTCTTATGAGCAACTGAGTCCCGAGGCACTGCATGGCGTCATTGAAGAATTTGTTACCCGAAATGGTACGGATTATGGTGAGGTTGAAGTCTCTTTGGGCACCAAAATTGCCCAGGTGCTGGCTCAGCTCAAATCCGGCAAGGCCGTTATCGTTTTTGACCAGGAAACTGAATCCTGCACTGTTCTGAAAAGTGATGATCCTTTGGTTAAGGCGCTGGGGTGA
- a CDS encoding cold-shock protein has protein sequence MSNGIVKWFSESKGFGFIEHAGGGKDVFVHHSGINAAGFKILNEGDHVSFDIEEGPKGPSAANVTVI, from the coding sequence ATGTCAAACGGTATCGTAAAATGGTTTAGCGAGTCAAAAGGTTTTGGATTTATTGAACATGCAGGTGGTGGCAAAGATGTGTTTGTCCATCATTCAGGCATCAATGCAGCTGGCTTTAAAATTCTCAATGAAGGTGATCACGTATCATTCGACATTGAAGAGGGTCCCAAAGGACCATCAGCTGCAAATGTGACCGTGATTTAA
- a CDS encoding lysophospholipid acyltransferase family protein: MLISPISELENKFVPQNTACMSVAKFSFRLELKKIIYSVTTCRPERLAVKDQVYKDSRDKSVGIPLHKYARTHLPGWPYRLCRIVMFPVLVTVFRLRAYGQYNVPLTDGAILAPNHMSNLDHFFVVALLRRMVRFVAKSQLFKGPFGQFILKGGCVPVFRGQHDLMYEGTCLRLLKEAQLVTIYAEGGRSRSGKIEAAKIGIGYLALKSGKPVVPVAIIGTVHMRNGGWRRFPRVTVLYGRPLQFRQNLNPTKSQAQAVANKIVDEIRNLYVQGVKVFDL, encoded by the coding sequence ATGCTAATTTCCCCAATTTCTGAGTTGGAAAATAAATTTGTTCCTCAAAATACTGCATGTATGTCTGTGGCCAAATTTAGTTTCCGCCTTGAACTTAAAAAAATTATCTATTCTGTAACAACCTGTCGACCTGAAAGGCTTGCGGTGAAAGACCAAGTTTACAAAGACTCGCGTGACAAGAGCGTCGGTATCCCGCTTCATAAGTACGCCCGGACTCATTTACCGGGCTGGCCTTACCGGCTGTGCCGGATCGTAATGTTTCCGGTTTTAGTGACGGTTTTTCGCTTGCGGGCCTACGGTCAATACAACGTACCACTTACGGATGGTGCAATCTTGGCTCCCAACCACATGTCGAACCTCGACCACTTCTTCGTAGTGGCTCTACTGAGGCGTATGGTCCGCTTCGTGGCCAAGTCGCAGCTGTTTAAGGGGCCGTTCGGACAGTTCATCCTCAAGGGTGGCTGCGTGCCGGTTTTCCGCGGCCAACATGATCTGATGTATGAGGGAACTTGCCTCAGGCTCTTAAAGGAGGCCCAGCTGGTCACGATATACGCCGAGGGCGGCCGCTCACGTAGCGGCAAAATCGAGGCGGCCAAGATCGGCATTGGCTACCTCGCTCTCAAGAGTGGCAAGCCAGTCGTACCGGTGGCGATCATCGGTACCGTCCACATGCGCAATGGGGGTTGGCGTCGTTTCCCTCGCGTAACCGTTCTTTACGGTCGTCCGCTGCAGTTCAGGCAAAACCTCAATCCGACCAAAAGTCAAGCGCAGGCAGTGGCCAACAAAATTGTTGATGAGATCAGGAATCTTTACGTTCAGGGGGTCAAGGTCTTCGATCTGTAG
- a CDS encoding GIY-YIG nuclease family protein, with protein sequence MPDRNWSTYLLKCSDESLYCGVTKNMENRLIKHNEGIASKYTRSRLPVKLAAVKGHLTKREAYQLEYQIKKTPTYKKRATLNNWKAEN encoded by the coding sequence ATGCCTGACAGAAATTGGTCCACATATCTCCTAAAATGTTCTGATGAATCGCTGTACTGCGGCGTCACTAAAAATATGGAAAATCGACTGATAAAGCATAACGAAGGGATTGCCTCAAAATATACAAGATCCCGCCTGCCGGTAAAATTGGCCGCTGTCAAAGGACATTTGACCAAACGTGAGGCCTACCAGCTGGAATATCAAATCAAGAAAACGCCGACTTACAAAAAAAGAGCAACGCTGAATAACTGGAAAGCTGAAAATTGA
- a CDS encoding alpha/beta hydrolase: MKQNIVMIHGMWGGGWYWEKYKNFFTEKGYICHNPNLRYHKVDPKAEPDPRLGATSLTHYAQDLEDYIKKKGFNTKPIIMGHSMGGLLAQTLGARGVASALVLLTPASPAGIFSLNFSVIKTFWPVLFKWGFWKKPHCLPFKNSVYGMMHLMNGNDQRKHHSQCVHESGKAATEIAFWQQAARVDESKVECPVLVVAGKEDRITPAPTVKKVAQKYGAFPENYKCFDKHAHMVVCEPGWEDVAEFVWEWLKNTQTKTDKI; the protein is encoded by the coding sequence ATGAAACAAAATATAGTAATGATTCATGGGATGTGGGGAGGGGGATGGTATTGGGAAAAATATAAAAATTTTTTCACTGAAAAAGGATATATATGTCACAACCCCAATCTTCGTTACCACAAGGTTGATCCAAAAGCCGAACCTGATCCCCGGCTTGGAGCTACCAGTCTGACCCACTATGCGCAGGATCTTGAAGATTACATTAAAAAAAAGGGGTTCAATACAAAACCGATCATAATGGGCCACTCCATGGGGGGCCTGCTGGCGCAAACACTTGGTGCCCGGGGGGTAGCTTCTGCGCTTGTACTTTTAACGCCGGCCTCTCCCGCTGGAATTTTTTCATTGAATTTTTCGGTTATAAAAACGTTTTGGCCGGTGTTATTTAAGTGGGGTTTCTGGAAGAAACCGCATTGCTTGCCTTTTAAAAATTCGGTGTATGGAATGATGCACCTTATGAACGGAAATGACCAGCGAAAGCATCACAGCCAGTGCGTTCACGAATCTGGAAAGGCTGCCACAGAAATCGCGTTTTGGCAGCAGGCAGCCCGTGTAGACGAATCCAAGGTAGAATGCCCTGTCCTTGTGGTGGCTGGTAAGGAAGACCGCATTACACCAGCGCCGACCGTGAAAAAGGTAGCCCAAAAATATGGTGCGTTTCCAGAAAATTACAAATGCTTTGATAAACACGCCCATATGGTGGTCTGTGAGCCAGGGTGGGAGGATGTTGCCGAATTTGTTTGGGAGTGGTTAAAAAACACACAAACAAAGACTGACAAAATTTAG
- a CDS encoding DDE-type integrase/transposase/recombinase encodes MEQENDKNLEIALWRYGLISPLLHRDANDLTLNKMLDMASSRRYVHPNGTHVLLSGETLRKWLYRYQKLGLPGLEDKQRSDKGLHKIPESLSDKMIALRLEHPRWTTARLIKELARAGVWNGRKPSRSALYRFVKTHNLQRDPHLNPELGARPYAFDHFGQLWMADFLHGPKLYHGKKKKKTYLHVILDDCCRYIVHGGFYLTESVNPLVFDLMGSVKRFGIPQRFYVDNGAAYSSRHLKIICARNGIDLVHTPPYRPQGRGKVERLFRTVRDQFLCDKYKTVQQINQAFKVWLSNYHQSIHSSLGCSPKQKRLQTRSCCRTLPPTADIESLFRMERRCRVYKDSTIRFRKNQYEIPGSLPGSRVIIYYMPWDIEDVYYGEEMKKARIVDLSENARRFDAPGGRTK; translated from the coding sequence ATGGAACAAGAAAACGACAAAAATCTGGAAATAGCCTTGTGGCGTTACGGTCTTATCAGCCCCCTTCTACACAGGGATGCCAATGACCTCACATTAAACAAAATGTTGGATATGGCATCTTCACGCAGGTATGTTCACCCAAACGGCACCCACGTTCTTTTGAGCGGCGAGACTTTGAGGAAATGGCTGTATCGTTACCAGAAACTGGGATTGCCGGGCCTTGAGGACAAGCAAAGATCCGACAAAGGGCTGCATAAAATCCCAGAATCCCTGTCTGATAAAATGATAGCTCTTCGCTTGGAGCACCCACGCTGGACCACCGCCAGACTTATTAAAGAACTTGCCAGGGCCGGCGTATGGAATGGCAGAAAACCCAGCCGGTCAGCCCTTTATAGATTCGTCAAGACCCATAATCTGCAAAGAGATCCTCACCTGAACCCTGAACTGGGTGCCAGACCTTATGCGTTTGACCATTTCGGACAACTATGGATGGCAGACTTTCTCCATGGCCCCAAATTGTACCATGGCAAAAAAAAGAAAAAGACATACCTGCATGTAATCCTGGATGACTGTTGCCGGTATATCGTTCATGGCGGATTTTATTTGACCGAATCGGTCAATCCTTTAGTCTTTGATCTTATGGGCAGCGTAAAACGATTTGGTATCCCCCAGCGCTTTTACGTCGATAATGGTGCGGCCTATTCCAGCCGTCATCTCAAAATTATATGTGCCAGAAACGGTATTGATTTGGTGCATACGCCGCCATACAGGCCTCAGGGCAGAGGCAAGGTTGAGCGTTTATTCAGAACCGTAAGGGACCAGTTTCTCTGCGATAAATACAAAACCGTCCAGCAGATCAACCAGGCCTTTAAAGTTTGGCTGAGCAATTATCATCAGAGCATACATTCCTCTTTGGGGTGCTCTCCTAAACAAAAACGGCTTCAGACACGCAGTTGTTGCCGGACCCTTCCTCCGACAGCCGACATTGAGTCTTTGTTTAGGATGGAACGACGGTGCAGGGTATATAAAGACTCAACCATTCGGTTCAGAAAAAATCAGTATGAAATTCCCGGATCCCTGCCGGGTTCCAGGGTCATCATTTATTATATGCCTTGGGATATAGAAGACGTCTATTATGGAGAAGAAATGAAAAAAGCACGTATCGTTGATCTTAGTGAAAATGCCAGAAGATTTGATGCTCCCGGCGGGAGGACGAAATGA
- a CDS encoding efflux RND transporter periplasmic adaptor subunit: MPSFLFRLMRVVVVLLLAAGVALWLFVSKGKPQKKQMTDTPPKVLCVPAVSGTFDMTVEAFGTVAPRNSVKLAMEVAGRIDYIHPDFREGARINKGEILLRIDQRTLVLDEKNARIQVEQARADIRLIKQETLNLKADVGLAGSNLQLTSKELERIRALAQNQFASKTSLDKAEQQYLSAKNQLQQITNALALVPSRMALKKSALASAQAALATASLMLEKSEIKADFYGFVMTKQVEVGEYVNPGQVLGVIYEKDALDVDIRIPLEELQWLGSVFKDGGRPQVLLTIANLEGGRSPVWPGHVVRIKAAVDEKTRTMPMTVEIGTLDVKDPLLLLRPGVFVKCRIKGEQKENVFKIPRTLMRSPDTLYLAREDHLVIKKVTVIRWFEENVYITGGLDPGDLIIESPLPGALDGMAITVKKAGDNQ; the protein is encoded by the coding sequence ATGCCTTCTTTTTTATTTAGACTAATGCGTGTGGTTGTGGTTCTGTTGCTTGCCGCAGGCGTGGCTTTGTGGCTGTTTGTTTCCAAGGGAAAACCTCAAAAAAAGCAAATGACGGACACTCCGCCAAAAGTGTTATGTGTTCCGGCAGTGTCGGGCACTTTTGATATGACCGTTGAAGCTTTTGGGACGGTTGCACCCCGAAACAGTGTGAAGCTGGCCATGGAGGTTGCTGGCCGTATTGATTATATCCATCCTGATTTTCGGGAAGGTGCGCGCATTAATAAAGGTGAAATCCTTTTGCGCATCGACCAGCGCACCCTGGTCCTGGATGAAAAAAATGCTCGGATCCAGGTGGAACAGGCCCGCGCTGATATCCGTCTGATTAAACAGGAAACATTGAATTTAAAGGCCGATGTCGGGCTTGCCGGCTCTAATCTGCAACTAACGTCCAAGGAGCTGGAACGGATCAGGGCGTTGGCCCAAAATCAGTTTGCATCTAAAACCAGTTTGGATAAAGCAGAACAACAGTATCTGTCCGCAAAAAATCAGTTGCAGCAAATCACCAATGCCCTGGCGCTCGTCCCCTCACGCATGGCCTTGAAAAAATCGGCCTTGGCTTCGGCCCAGGCTGCACTTGCAACAGCTTCTCTGATGCTTGAAAAATCTGAAATTAAAGCAGACTTTTACGGATTTGTGATGACGAAACAGGTCGAGGTCGGGGAATATGTTAATCCGGGCCAGGTGCTTGGGGTTATATATGAAAAAGATGCCCTGGATGTTGATATTCGTATTCCCCTGGAAGAACTTCAATGGCTGGGTTCTGTTTTTAAAGACGGTGGACGGCCCCAAGTGCTTTTAACCATAGCCAATCTGGAGGGCGGACGCTCTCCAGTGTGGCCGGGCCATGTGGTCAGAATTAAAGCCGCCGTTGACGAAAAAACCCGGACTATGCCCATGACCGTTGAAATCGGCACTCTTGATGTTAAAGATCCATTGCTGCTGCTGCGACCCGGCGTCTTTGTCAAATGCCGGATCAAAGGAGAACAAAAGGAAAATGTGTTTAAAATCCCGCGAACGCTTATGCGCTCCCCAGATACTTTATATCTGGCCCGGGAAGATCATCTTGTGATTAAAAAGGTCACAGTAATCCGGTGGTTTGAAGAAAATGTTTATATCACCGGCGGCCTGGACCCCGGTGACCTGATCATTGAATCACCTTTGCCTGGGGCTTTGGACGGTATGGCCATCACCGTTAAAAAGGCCGGGGATAACCAATGA
- a CDS encoding AAA family ATPase has protein sequence MMKNGESPREFFDCEAHPFADTYRLKELYLGKQDAHFLRMARSLISSGKSFTLSGPSGTGKSTLVRYVLSQLDPNCYRPALVHYGGLLRNGFLKAIADVIGVDTNSRTVPLLLKLQKQITQVTPENRGLFPVFVIDDAHLMEKESLMDICSLMFNPHRQTVAASFILVGDETLEKKLQLQVMAPIKTRLTGNFKLDPLSDEESLEFMRFRLSKAKADENLFDADALSIMASHCRGNRRQIMNMGTILLSEAYFRQERTISTELIYTCDDILITE, from the coding sequence ATGATGAAAAATGGTGAATCACCCAGGGAATTCTTTGATTGTGAAGCGCATCCGTTTGCCGATACCTATCGTTTAAAAGAGCTTTATCTTGGTAAACAAGATGCCCATTTTTTGAGAATGGCTCGATCATTAATTTCCAGTGGCAAAAGCTTTACGCTTTCCGGGCCGTCGGGGACCGGAAAATCAACCTTGGTCCGTTATGTGTTATCACAACTTGATCCCAATTGTTACAGACCCGCGTTAGTCCACTATGGGGGGCTTTTGCGAAACGGTTTCTTAAAAGCGATTGCCGACGTGATTGGTGTGGATACCAACTCCCGGACAGTACCGTTATTATTAAAGTTGCAAAAACAGATCACACAGGTGACGCCCGAAAACCGTGGTCTGTTCCCGGTATTTGTTATTGACGATGCCCATTTAATGGAAAAAGAATCTTTGATGGATATCTGCTCCCTGATGTTTAATCCACATAGACAGACTGTTGCGGCAAGTTTTATTCTCGTCGGCGATGAAACCCTTGAAAAGAAACTGCAACTGCAGGTTATGGCACCAATCAAAACCCGTTTGACCGGTAATTTTAAGCTGGATCCCTTGAGCGATGAAGAAAGTCTTGAGTTTATGCGATTCAGGCTATCAAAAGCCAAGGCAGATGAGAACCTGTTTGATGCGGATGCCTTAAGTATTATGGCTTCCCACTGCCGTGGGAATCGTCGACAAATCATGAACATGGGGACCATACTTCTATCGGAGGCATATTTCAGACAGGAAAGAACCATAAGCACCGAGTTAATTTATACATGTGACGATATATTGATTACTGAGTGA
- a CDS encoding GTP pyrophosphokinase: MRKQQRDNFLISFFKEKEKYKKLAEYIVRLIREDPSGPRESIHTILYRIKDESRLIEKIDQENISSEFNVTPITHKNFHERIGDIIGIRIICLRLSDIVKVEAYLEFLVEEKILKFLREPDYKRSFVLPIEPGEAVPQDINLQYSGYSSIHYQIELGDNSDASQEFKKIQIELQLRTILEEAWGEIDHKYRYAYSRIGDTLPEHIHSGFYNLSAYLQAAAMQAEQLCREVETHRLSKTLKPKGKKKISITPGPGKKKTTNGLVDQLNVPPALKSVLEETFGFKATNRTLTYIVKRLNKLGYTQRSKSFFQKIFKKRRLNEFQTIYHEVLKREAFKDSNKRNIDMINAVNFSLFDEIEGTMVAKEGLRSTLKWRKDQSSL; encoded by the coding sequence TTGAGAAAACAACAAAGGGACAATTTTCTAATCTCTTTTTTCAAGGAAAAAGAAAAATATAAAAAACTTGCTGAGTACATTGTCCGACTAATAAGAGAGGATCCTTCAGGACCACGGGAAAGCATCCATACGATACTATACCGAATCAAAGATGAATCAAGGCTTATAGAGAAAATTGACCAAGAGAATATCAGTTCTGAATTTAATGTAACGCCTATCACACACAAAAATTTTCACGAAAGGATTGGGGATATAATTGGAATCAGGATTATTTGTCTACGCCTTTCAGATATTGTAAAAGTAGAAGCATATCTTGAATTTCTAGTTGAAGAAAAAATATTGAAATTCCTACGAGAACCAGATTATAAGAGATCATTTGTTTTACCGATAGAGCCCGGTGAGGCAGTTCCACAAGATATTAATCTCCAATATAGTGGTTACTCTTCAATTCACTACCAGATCGAACTGGGTGATAATTCAGATGCAAGCCAAGAGTTTAAAAAAATTCAGATTGAACTGCAATTACGGACCATTCTTGAGGAGGCATGGGGGGAAATTGACCACAAATATAGATATGCATATAGTCGAATTGGAGATACGCTTCCTGAACACATACATTCGGGTTTCTACAACCTGAGTGCTTATCTGCAGGCTGCCGCAATGCAGGCTGAGCAATTGTGTCGAGAAGTAGAGACTCATAGGTTGTCAAAGACTCTAAAGCCAAAAGGCAAGAAAAAGATTTCGATCACCCCTGGACCTGGGAAAAAAAAGACGACTAATGGTCTTGTAGATCAGTTAAATGTGCCTCCAGCGCTTAAGTCGGTATTGGAAGAGACCTTTGGTTTTAAAGCGACAAACAGAACGCTTACCTATATTGTAAAACGACTTAATAAATTAGGGTACACCCAGCGGTCTAAGAGTTTTTTCCAAAAAATATTCAAAAAGCGAAGGTTGAATGAATTTCAAACAATTTATCACGAAGTTCTAAAACGTGAAGCATTCAAGGACAGTAACAAGAGAAATATTGATATGATAAATGCCGTAAATTTTTCTCTTTTCGATGAAATCGAAGGCACTATGGTCGCAAAGGAAGGGTTGAGATCCACTCTTAAATGGAGAAAAGATCAATCGTCATTATAA
- a CDS encoding GFA family protein yields the protein MENKFGPDYASPEDTGFVAKYHASCFCGAVRYEVSADPVDAKICHCTTCQKLHGAPMQWATIFHKRHVRFTAGLENLVFFNSELNRSERILPCKVRCGKCGTPIADEGRRMWLAFPSLFDFGHPAHVPTSFKPTCHLFYGTRVIEPHDDLPKWSGHKNHSELL from the coding sequence ATGGAAAACAAATTTGGACCCGATTATGCGTCTCCGGAAGACACAGGATTTGTAGCCAAGTACCATGCCTCATGCTTTTGCGGAGCCGTTCGATATGAAGTAAGCGCTGATCCAGTGGATGCAAAAATTTGCCATTGCACAACTTGCCAGAAACTACATGGCGCCCCGATGCAGTGGGCAACAATTTTTCACAAACGCCATGTAAGATTCACCGCTGGTTTAGAAAACCTGGTTTTCTTTAACAGCGAACTAAACCGGTCAGAACGCATTCTCCCCTGTAAAGTTCGCTGCGGCAAATGTGGCACCCCCATTGCCGACGAAGGACGCAGGATGTGGCTTGCTTTTCCATCATTGTTTGATTTCGGACATCCCGCCCATGTGCCGACGTCATTCAAACCGACCTGCCATCTTTTCTATGGTACAAGGGTTATCGAGCCTCATGATGATTTGCCCAAATGGTCCGGGCACAAAAATCATTCCGAGCTGCTGTAA
- a CDS encoding YebG family protein has protein sequence MPVIVQYIVVRDGDEKMTFATKKEADAYDKMLDIADNLFDFLENSDIVLDETRKEEISLLLAEKRDEVMPILRGVSPKAKNERKKSASPSESTKTRGKAVAKQTTSKRPDTSETHTVPEANPVAKSAAKATPRTKGASSKKSG, from the coding sequence ATGCCCGTAATTGTCCAATATATTGTTGTCAGGGATGGAGATGAAAAAATGACATTCGCGACAAAAAAAGAAGCAGACGCCTATGACAAGATGTTAGATATTGCCGACAATTTATTTGATTTTCTTGAAAATTCTGATATCGTTCTTGATGAAACCCGCAAAGAAGAGATTTCCCTTTTGTTGGCTGAAAAACGCGATGAGGTGATGCCTATTTTAAGGGGCGTTTCCCCCAAAGCCAAAAACGAACGGAAAAAGAGCGCCTCGCCTTCGGAAAGTACCAAAACCCGGGGCAAGGCGGTTGCAAAACAGACTACATCCAAACGGCCCGATACATCTGAAACCCACACAGTTCCTGAAGCCAATCCTGTTGCTAAGTCTGCGGCCAAAGCCACGCCTCGCACAAAGGGGGCATCTTCAAAAAAGAGTGGTTAA